In Rhododendron vialii isolate Sample 1 chromosome 9a, ASM3025357v1, the following are encoded in one genomic region:
- the LOC131299453 gene encoding small ubiquitin-related modifier 2-like, which yields MPGAENNSSRKRPLEQPSSASTLSLKVKGQDGIEVLFSIKRSTVLKKLLVAYCQKRNFDYKTMEFLYNGDCFSHNRSAEDLNMGEEDEIDAMWHQDGGGCVGK from the exons ATGCCCGGAGCAGAAAACAACAGCAGCAGGAAGAGACCACTGGAGCAGCCCTCATCAGCTTCTACTTTAAGTCTCAAGGTCAAGGGTCAG GATGGCATTGAAGTGCTTTTCAGTATCAAACGTAGCACCGTGTTGAAAAAGCTCCTGGTGGCTTATTGCCAAAAGCGAAACTTTGACTACAAAACCATGGAGTTCCTCTACAATGGCGATTGCTTTTCTCATAATCGATCCGCTGAAGat CTTAACATGGGCGAAGAGGATGAAATCGATGCCATGTGGCACCAAGATGGAGGTGGCTGTGTGGGAAAATGA
- the LOC131299454 gene encoding small ubiquitin-related modifier 1-like, whose translation MSAEEKKPPVGDQAQSNQINLKVKNQEGNEVFFRIKNNTQLKKLMTSYCERQSLDAKAIVFLFDGHRIKAEQTPEQLGMEDGDEIDAMLHQTGGGFGEI comes from the exons ATGTCTGCAGAAGAGAAGAAACCCCCCGTTGGTGATCAGGCTCAGTCCAACCAAATTAATCTTAAGGTCAAGAACCAG GAAGGGAACGAGGTGTTTTTCAGGATTAAAAACAATACTCAGCTAAAGAAGCTTATGACATCTTATTGCGAACGTCAGTCATTGGACGCGAAGGCGATTGTGTTCTTGTTTGATGGACATCGTATTAAAGCAGAGCAGACCCCAGAGCAA CTTGGCATGGAGGATGGTGATGAAATTGATGCCATGCTGCATCAGACTGGTGGTGGCTTTGGAGAAATATGA